A single Nocardioides bizhenqiangii DNA region contains:
- a CDS encoding MarR family winged helix-turn-helix transcriptional regulator, with product MVARDEVDELLDAWARERADLDLGPVAVFSRISRLGHHVDRARRQAFTAHDIEPWEFDVLAALRRAGAPYELSPGRLLRETLVTSGTMTNRVDRLASRGLVERHPDPSDRRGVLVRLTPDGKDAVDGAFTALLDAERELLADLPAADQKVLAGLLRRLLVPFAAD from the coding sequence ATGGTCGCACGGGACGAGGTCGACGAGCTGCTCGACGCGTGGGCGCGCGAGCGGGCCGACCTCGACCTCGGGCCGGTCGCCGTCTTCAGCCGGATCTCCCGGCTCGGCCACCACGTCGACCGGGCCCGCCGGCAGGCGTTCACGGCCCACGACATCGAGCCGTGGGAGTTCGACGTGCTGGCTGCGCTCCGGAGGGCCGGGGCGCCGTACGAGCTCTCGCCGGGGCGGCTGCTGCGCGAGACCCTGGTGACCAGCGGAACCATGACCAACCGCGTCGACCGGCTCGCGTCCCGCGGCCTGGTCGAGCGGCACCCCGACCCCTCCGACCGCCGCGGCGTCCTGGTCCGGCTCACGCCGGACGGCAAGGACGCGGTCGACGGTGCCTTCACCGCCCTGCTCGACGCCGAGCGGGAGCTCCTCGCCGACCTGCCCGCCGCCGACCAGAAGGTGCTGGCGGGGTTGCTGCGACGGCTGCTGGTTCCGTTCGCCGCCGACTGA
- a CDS encoding alpha/beta fold hydrolase: MDQLTTDLDQLAMVSLTWGPATDPAAPLALLLHGFPDTAHTWRHLGPELAAAGYRVVAPFTRGYGQSGFPADGSYHVPALMSDALELHAALDGDTRAVLVGHDWGAITANGIAAFDGSPFRRVVSMAVPPFSAMNPSRGSIGSWARILPRQARMSWYTVFNQLPALPERRFDKLVAHLWRRWSPGYDATADLAHLAVSLATTERKAAAIGYYRANTRPWQTPERYRHLGGAATGAPRAPVLYLQGADDGCLDPRWAAQVNGRLPHGGRVALVTGAGHFLQLERPDVVNARVLEFLAEEAP; this comes from the coding sequence GTGGACCAGCTCACCACCGACCTCGACCAGCTCGCGATGGTCTCCCTCACCTGGGGCCCCGCCACCGATCCGGCTGCGCCCCTCGCCCTGCTCCTGCACGGCTTCCCCGACACCGCCCACACCTGGCGCCACCTCGGTCCCGAGCTCGCCGCCGCGGGCTACCGGGTGGTCGCGCCGTTCACCCGCGGCTACGGGCAGAGCGGCTTCCCCGCCGACGGCAGCTACCACGTGCCGGCGCTGATGAGCGACGCGCTCGAGCTGCACGCCGCGCTCGACGGGGACACGCGCGCCGTGCTCGTCGGGCACGACTGGGGTGCCATCACCGCCAACGGGATCGCCGCCTTCGACGGGAGCCCGTTCCGTCGCGTGGTGTCGATGGCGGTGCCGCCGTTCTCGGCGATGAACCCCAGCCGCGGGTCGATCGGGTCGTGGGCGAGGATCCTGCCGCGGCAGGCGCGGATGAGCTGGTACACGGTCTTCAACCAGCTGCCCGCCCTCCCGGAGCGTAGGTTCGACAAGCTGGTCGCGCACCTGTGGCGCCGGTGGTCGCCCGGGTACGACGCCACGGCGGACCTCGCCCACCTCGCCGTCTCCCTCGCCACGACCGAGCGCAAGGCGGCGGCGATCGGCTACTACCGCGCCAACACGCGTCCATGGCAGACGCCCGAGCGCTACCGCCACCTCGGCGGGGCGGCGACCGGCGCCCCGCGCGCACCGGTCCTCTACCTCCAGGGTGCCGACGACGGCTGCCTCGATCCCCGGTGGGCGGCGCAGGTCAACGGCAGGCTCCCGCACGGCGGACGGGTCGCGCTGGTCACCGGCGCCGGCCACTTCCTCCAGCTCGAGCGGCCCGACGTGGTCAATGCCCGGGTCCTGGAGTTCTTGGCGGAGGAGGCACCGTGA
- a CDS encoding histidine phosphatase family protein, translating to MTLYLVRHGRPLIDRARPAAEWELDPAGFDDVWALRESGRLPARAAWFTSPEPKAIATAQLLTEGEVGIVDGLREHVRESAAWIADFAGTVRRAFDQPDAPAYDGWEPLSVCRDRVTATVRGLVADHPETDLVLVGHGTAWTLLVAELTGAPPDLDRWRDLAMPDLIVV from the coding sequence GTGACGCTCTACCTGGTCCGGCACGGCCGGCCGCTGATCGACCGCGCCCGTCCGGCGGCGGAGTGGGAGCTCGACCCGGCGGGGTTCGACGACGTGTGGGCGCTCCGGGAGTCGGGCCGGCTTCCCGCTCGCGCTGCGTGGTTCACCTCGCCGGAGCCCAAGGCGATCGCGACCGCCCAGCTGCTCACCGAGGGCGAGGTCGGCATCGTGGACGGCCTCCGCGAGCACGTCCGCGAATCGGCCGCGTGGATCGCCGACTTCGCCGGCACGGTGCGGCGCGCGTTCGACCAGCCGGACGCCCCGGCGTACGACGGCTGGGAACCCCTCTCGGTCTGCCGCGACCGCGTCACCGCCACCGTCCGCGGCCTCGTGGCCGACCACCCCGAGACCGACCTGGTGCTCGTCGGGCACGGCACCGCCTGGACCCTCCTTGTCGCCGAGCTCACGGGCGCTCCGCCCGACCTCGACCGCTGGCGTGATCTGGCGATGCCGGACCTGATCGTCGTCTGA